From a single Cydia strobilella chromosome 17, ilCydStro3.1, whole genome shotgun sequence genomic region:
- the LOC134748842 gene encoding uncharacterized protein LOC134748842, with protein MTNSKILIFWCAALIQAAHCAEEHHGYETHSEVTMETDMTRGRRGVIEEEKFYNIRTENKQEVNQPWLPSPPEDPTTKISITNENAKEVLPLYQTTERVTDKPTGRGARASNDNWIKLPYPGREEDNRDDILTPPQPSGELINSRMPRVNFVTQNKPLEASESRNDKEAIQRVTRTDDVRDIRTDFVRPGEDERAKLYKPVYPRQAVYYPEGSRRPYYNERYPAYSLYPADDMYRRDPYYDGYDRRSIPRFIPAPYGPKVDRYDEPYDNYVPRKPKRIIYYTHLPEVVRTPPSVDLRYRYSVDPYRRPYEDDYNARNGRYDYRFRNKYPYAPLRKEERNYRDLAGAGTTAKDKKAEEKVTPTPIIPEKEDKYKKPTDYNRNVNRNLINSHQYHDGVVNYNEPVSHKAFQDVVRQDDTYLRYDEPLFQGTVEDPYQRKY; from the exons ATGACGAATTCGaagattttgatattttggTGCGCGGCTCTCATACAGGCTGCGCACTGTGCGGAGGAACACCATGGATATGAAACGCATTCAGAG GTGACGATGGAAACTGATATGACTCGGGGGCGCCGCGGTGTTATCGAAGAGGAGAAATTTTACAACATTCGCACAGAGAACAAACAGGAGGTCAACCAACCCTGGCTGCCCAGTCCTCCTGAGGACCCCACTACGAAAATATCCATCACGAACGAGAACGCTAAAGAGGTTCTTCCTTTGTATCAGACCACAGAAAGAGTTACGGATAAACCTACTGGTAGAGGTGCCAGAGCCTCCAACGACAACTGGATCAAATTGCCTTATCCAGGCCGGGAAGAGGACAACAGAGACGACATCCTCACGCCCCCGCAACCATCAGGAGAACTGATCAACTCTCGCATGCCTCGAGTAAACTTCGTTACACAAAACAAACCTTTAGAAGCATCTGAATCGAGAAACGACAAGGAAGCAATTCAGAGAGTAACAAGGACCGACGATGTTCGAGATATACGAACAGACTTCGTCAGACCAGGTGAGGACGAGCGAGCTAAGTTGTATAAACCAGTGTATCCGCGGCAGGCAGTATACTACCCGGAAGGATCCCGGCGACCCTACTACAACGAACGGTACCCCGCTTACTCACTCTACCCCGCTGATGATATGTATCGACGTGATCCTTACTACGACGGTTATGACAGAAGGAGTATCCCTAGGTTTATCCCTGCACCATATGGCCCTAAAGTCGATCGATACGATGAACCTTACGACAACTACGTCCCACGAAAACCGAAGAGAATAATCTACTACACCCATCTTCCTGAAGTCGTCAGGACGCCCCCTAGCGTAGATTTGAGATATAGGTACTCTGTAGACCCTTACAGGCGGCCGTATGAAGACGATTACAATGCAAGAAACGGCAGGTACGACTATAGATTCAGAAACAAGTATCCGTACGCACCTTTAAGGAAGGAAGAAAGAAATTATAGAGACTTAGCTGGAGCGGGTACGACAGCAAAAGACAAGAAAGCCGAGGAGAAAGTGACACCGACTCCAATCATACCAGAAAAAGAGGACAAGTATAAGAAACCCACAGATTATAACAGAAACGTGAACAGGAATCTAATAAACAGTCACCAGTACCACGACGGCGTGGTGAACTATAATGAGCCGGTGTCTCACAAGGCCTTTCAGGACGTGGTGAGACAGGACGACACCTACTTACGGTACGACGAACCATTGTTCCAAGGCACCGTGGAAGACCCGTACCAAagaaaatactaa